The proteins below are encoded in one region of Carettochelys insculpta isolate YL-2023 chromosome 32, ASM3395843v1, whole genome shotgun sequence:
- the LOC142004763 gene encoding uncharacterized protein LOC142004763, translating into MNAPNRQAPLHRLLGGGLRRQEQNDLCEHPGGRHHGHGPHHPCQRPHVGLHVGRGSHQEAADSVPPGECVEGATTVGVVVLAKTEGTGSEAVATTWEYDLVAEKSEPPGLVEATGGQEEGGAASDVFAAGVRVLTVGGFAFQAGLFPFLVPWPFLSFQGGDFGAGSLEDAAMGVAGAPEPAPSAAMMLRWPPGSPTSAPRRPPRKGSQGSQGSRAGSQAGKQQRDPSWTEAELRDLPGLWSEEEVLQLHHRKDWRAPATL; encoded by the exons ATgaacgcccccaaccgccaggcccctctccaccgcctcctgggagGCGGCCTCCGACGCCAGGAACAAAACGATCTTtgcgaacatccgggaggccgccaccacggccacgGTCCCCACCACCCATgtcaacgcccgcacgtaggtctgcacgtggggagaggcagccaccaggaggcagcagactccgtgcctcctggcgAGTGCGTGGAAGGGGCCACGACCGTCGGGGTGGTAGTCCTGGCAAAGACGGAAGGAACAGGGTCCGAGGCAGTGGCCACCACCTGGGAGTACGACCTGGTGGCCGAGAAGTCAGAGCCCCCAGGATTGGTGGAAGCAACAGGCGGGCAGGAAGAAGGGGGAGCTGCATCTGATGTATTTGCAGCTGGGGTGAGAGTGCTCACTGTGGGAGGTTTTGCCTTCCAGGCGGGGCTCTTCccttttttggtcccctggccttTCCTGTCTTTTCAGGGGGGTGACTTTGGGGCAGGGTCGCTGGAGGACGCTGCCATGGGtgtggcaggagccccggagcctgcgccctcAGCCGCCATGATG ctgcgatggccgcctggcagccccaccagcgcccccaggagacccccccgcaaggggagccagggcagccagggctcgcgggctggcagccaggccgggaagcagcagcgggacccctcctggacggaggccgagcttcgtgacctgcctgggctctggagcgaggaggaggtgctccag ctgcaccatcggaaggactggagagcgccggcgacgctttag